A stretch of the Arthrobacter sp. PAMC 25486 genome encodes the following:
- the argH gene encoding argininosuccinate lyase, translated as MAHGTNEGALWGGRFQGGPADALAALSKSTHFDWRLALYDIAGSKAHARVLNTAGLLDAVELAGMLRALDELEADVKSGAYGPSESDEDVHGSLERGLIERAGTALGGKLRAGRSRNDQIATLGRMYLRDHAKIIAAGVLSVVDALVAQAKAHHGVAMPGRTHLQHAQPILLSHHLLAHAWALLRDVQRLVDWDKRAAVSPYGSGALAGSSLGLDPNAVAADLGFDSAAWNSIDGTASRDVFAEFAWVCAMIGVDLSRISEEVILWATKEFSFITLHDSYSTGSSIMPQKKNPDVAELARGKAGRLIGDLTGLLATLKGLPLAYNRDLQEDKEPVFDAADTLELLLPAVSGMMATLVFNTERMESLAPQGFALATDIAEWLVRQGVPFRDAHELSGAAVKVAEGRGVELWDLTDEEYAGISAHLTPEVRTVLSTEGSLSSRNAQGGTAPSAVLAQLAALEGQLGEVRAFLA; from the coding sequence ATGGCTCACGGTACTAATGAGGGTGCGCTGTGGGGTGGCCGCTTTCAGGGCGGCCCCGCAGATGCCCTGGCGGCACTGAGCAAGTCAACGCACTTTGACTGGCGGCTGGCGCTGTATGACATCGCCGGCTCCAAGGCGCACGCCCGTGTCCTGAACACGGCCGGCCTGCTCGACGCCGTCGAACTTGCAGGGATGCTGAGGGCCCTTGACGAGCTGGAAGCCGATGTGAAGTCCGGGGCCTACGGCCCGTCCGAGTCCGATGAGGACGTGCACGGCTCCCTGGAGCGCGGCCTCATCGAGCGTGCCGGTACGGCCCTGGGTGGCAAGCTCCGCGCCGGGCGCTCACGCAACGACCAGATCGCCACGCTCGGGCGCATGTACCTGCGCGACCACGCAAAGATCATCGCCGCAGGAGTCCTCTCCGTCGTTGATGCGCTCGTGGCGCAGGCCAAGGCGCACCACGGTGTGGCCATGCCCGGCCGCACGCACCTCCAGCACGCCCAGCCGATCCTGCTCAGCCACCACCTGCTGGCCCACGCCTGGGCACTGTTGCGCGATGTGCAGCGCCTGGTCGACTGGGACAAGCGCGCAGCGGTGTCGCCCTACGGCTCCGGTGCGCTTGCCGGATCCTCGCTGGGCCTGGACCCCAACGCCGTCGCGGCGGACCTTGGCTTCGATTCGGCCGCCTGGAACTCGATCGATGGCACCGCTTCCCGTGATGTTTTCGCCGAGTTCGCCTGGGTGTGCGCCATGATCGGCGTGGACCTGTCAAGGATCTCCGAGGAAGTCATCCTGTGGGCCACGAAGGAATTCTCCTTCATCACCCTGCACGATTCCTACTCCACGGGATCCTCGATCATGCCGCAGAAGAAGAATCCCGACGTGGCGGAACTGGCCCGCGGCAAGGCCGGGCGCCTCATCGGCGACCTGACCGGGCTGCTGGCCACCCTGAAAGGCCTGCCGCTGGCGTACAACAGGGACCTGCAGGAGGACAAGGAGCCCGTCTTTGATGCGGCCGACACCCTTGAACTGCTGCTCCCGGCCGTCTCCGGCATGATGGCCACGTTGGTGTTCAACACCGAACGCATGGAATCTCTGGCACCGCAGGGCTTCGCACTGGCCACCGACATTGCAGAATGGCTGGTCCGCCAGGGCGTGCCGTTCCGCGACGCGCACGAGCTCTCAGGTGCCGCCGTCAAGGTCGCCGAGGGTCGCGGCGTGGAGCTGTGGGACCTCACGGACGAGGAGTACGCCGGCATTTCGGCGCACCTCACGCCCGAGGTTCGCACGGTTCTAAGCACGGAAGGCTCGCTCAGTAGCCGCAACGCACAGGGCGGCACCGCTCCGTCGGCAGTGCTGGCGCAGCTGGCTGCCCTTGAGGGGCAGCTGGGTGAGGTTCGCGCCTTCCTGGCCTGA
- a CDS encoding maleylpyruvate isomerase family mycothiol-dependent enzyme, with protein sequence MTDISNAQLMERLTAAADNVSAKLGGLSDADVLVLTDLPGWTRGHVLAHIAHVSNAVARQVEYALRGELIEFYDGGPGGRTQAIEMNAGHSAQEHREYISAAFTRALAVLGGLSEEQWGLPVSYRSGDVRDVSLAYWRELVIHLADLQLGRGPETWSKEFCLYLIEFLTARVPGDLQLKLLPLALPPMTVGAGETTVSVSGMLTDITAWLSGRTPTMGSLRAEAAADSVELPTLLPWPSAFAAK encoded by the coding sequence ATGACTGATATTTCTAATGCGCAGCTGATGGAGCGGCTCACGGCTGCTGCGGACAATGTGAGCGCAAAATTGGGGGGCCTCAGCGACGCCGATGTCCTGGTCCTCACCGATCTGCCCGGCTGGACGCGGGGACACGTTTTGGCGCATATTGCGCACGTTTCGAACGCCGTGGCGCGGCAGGTCGAATACGCCCTGCGCGGGGAGCTGATTGAGTTTTACGACGGCGGGCCGGGTGGGCGCACGCAAGCAATCGAGATGAATGCCGGTCATTCGGCGCAGGAGCACCGAGAGTATATTTCAGCGGCGTTCACCCGGGCCCTGGCTGTTTTGGGCGGGCTGTCTGAGGAACAATGGGGGTTGCCTGTCAGCTATCGCAGCGGTGATGTGCGGGATGTGTCGTTGGCGTATTGGCGTGAGCTCGTCATTCACCTGGCCGATCTGCAGTTGGGACGCGGACCGGAGACCTGGTCCAAGGAATTCTGCCTCTACCTGATCGAATTTCTCACGGCGCGCGTGCCCGGGGACCTGCAGTTGAAGCTGTTGCCGCTGGCGTTGCCGCCCATGACGGTGGGTGCGGGGGAGACCACGGTTTCGGTCTCCGGCATGCTGACCGACATCACCGCGTGGCTGTCCGGCCGCACGCCCACCATGGGCTCCCTGCGGGCCGAGGCCGCCGCCGATTCCGTGGAGCTGCCCACGTTGCTGCCGTGGCCGTCGGCGTTCGCCGCGAAGTAG
- a CDS encoding HNH endonuclease signature motif containing protein yields the protein MGDSLEFPTDREEASTTVSVAELIDALAFPVIEPLATDMGALSERPPLPVPGESGPASLSQLDGVRALMDGCGEAIAALRRQQNRCAALVAVMVERLESTAVLEGGLLSLDWWQKGCSLDQICAELATILHVSEGVAGRLIEQSLTLVRTLPASMEQLTVGELGWDHAVVIAEETSLLRAAGIAQETIDAFEQCLLGHAANKTLPSFRSTARRLRERQYPETITARTRRAYADRNLRVSRGFDGMSWLSLYAPSPTIEAIWDQCTYTAQAAQGSHEDRTMTQLRADIAAALLLRQSMDENSIHSPALQDVRLSDDAAGWGRNGTSEGSAQGNASGTSAGSSLHNGPGTDMNNSTFTSDLGPDGHCGLNSPSGPVGTYFTGAAESGTTESWPWCLQSEPDPCGEGAFPDPNRYGGVFYPWQVPRFDDPDYTDPAFREPDPRNSPQWHSTAQLPVLTPAGTGGPEMVNGTGGDPTRAVADGPRGRTVPSPGGSEQWPPLPQVTPVVLIPVLSMLGVTNEPAWLEGAGPISMEVAQRLASQAGSMLRLLVDPISNQPLDIAPDRYRISEAMRTQLRIRDEYCQFPGCNTKAVNCEVDHVKSFESGGRSIYNNLEHLCAHHHLVKHFKDDKDRHGKLRCIDEPERQGLHLRGWTPRIEDGGRISWTSPSGRYCPPDLEEPQAPAYPKWLKKLISRAHTEQGSSACRADSAPTDQDCTTPAPADANPTAPAPADANPTTPAPTDANPTGLSPTDTEALEALAQDTARDPVDEEIWDFNNLPEPPEASPYDAEDNEILTRLAIEHALSHPWLGLAA from the coding sequence ATGGGCGATTCACTGGAATTCCCGACGGATCGGGAAGAGGCATCCACCACAGTAAGTGTGGCGGAGCTGATCGATGCTCTCGCCTTTCCTGTCATTGAACCACTCGCCACCGACATGGGTGCCCTCTCAGAACGCCCGCCCCTGCCGGTGCCCGGAGAATCCGGCCCTGCCTCCTTGTCCCAGCTCGATGGTGTGAGGGCGTTGATGGACGGGTGCGGGGAGGCCATTGCCGCGCTGAGAAGGCAGCAAAACCGGTGTGCCGCGCTCGTGGCCGTCATGGTGGAACGCCTGGAATCCACCGCCGTGCTTGAAGGTGGCCTGCTCTCGCTCGACTGGTGGCAGAAGGGTTGCTCCCTTGACCAGATCTGCGCGGAGCTGGCCACCATTCTCCACGTCTCTGAAGGTGTGGCGGGGCGGTTGATAGAACAGTCGCTCACGTTGGTGCGCACGCTGCCGGCGTCCATGGAACAGCTGACAGTGGGGGAGCTGGGCTGGGACCATGCGGTGGTCATTGCCGAGGAGACCTCCCTGCTGCGGGCGGCCGGCATTGCCCAAGAGACCATCGACGCCTTCGAGCAGTGCCTGTTGGGGCACGCGGCCAACAAGACACTACCCAGCTTCCGCTCCACCGCGCGGCGGCTGCGCGAACGCCAGTACCCGGAAACCATCACAGCACGCACCCGCCGCGCCTATGCCGACAGGAACCTGCGGGTCAGCCGCGGCTTTGACGGCATGTCCTGGCTAAGCCTCTATGCCCCGTCGCCCACCATCGAGGCCATCTGGGACCAGTGCACCTACACAGCCCAAGCCGCCCAGGGCTCCCACGAGGACCGCACCATGACCCAACTGCGGGCAGACATCGCGGCCGCCCTGTTATTACGCCAGAGCATGGACGAAAACAGCATCCACAGCCCAGCCCTCCAAGACGTTCGACTATCGGATGACGCTGCCGGGTGGGGCCGCAACGGCACCAGCGAGGGCAGCGCCCAGGGCAATGCCTCCGGCACCAGCGCGGGCAGCTCCCTGCACAACGGACCCGGCACTGATATGAACAACAGCACCTTCACCTCCGACCTTGGGCCCGACGGCCACTGCGGTCTAAACTCTCCCTCAGGCCCAGTGGGCACGTACTTTACCGGGGCCGCCGAGTCGGGCACCACTGAGTCTTGGCCCTGGTGCCTGCAGTCCGAACCGGACCCCTGCGGTGAAGGCGCATTTCCTGACCCGAACCGGTACGGCGGTGTCTTCTACCCGTGGCAGGTCCCGCGATTTGACGATCCTGACTACACCGACCCGGCCTTTAGGGAACCGGATCCCCGCAACTCCCCGCAGTGGCACTCCACGGCGCAACTGCCCGTGTTGACTCCTGCGGGAACAGGCGGCCCCGAAATGGTGAACGGCACCGGGGGTGACCCAACGAGGGCAGTCGCGGACGGTCCCCGGGGGAGAACTGTGCCCAGTCCTGGTGGTAGCGAGCAGTGGCCGCCACTGCCGCAGGTTACGCCGGTGGTGTTGATTCCCGTGCTGTCGATGCTCGGGGTGACGAACGAACCCGCGTGGCTGGAAGGGGCAGGTCCCATCAGCATGGAAGTTGCCCAGCGCCTGGCTTCCCAGGCCGGCAGCATGCTTCGGTTGCTGGTAGATCCCATCAGCAACCAACCCCTTGACATCGCCCCGGACCGTTACCGGATCAGCGAGGCCATGCGAACGCAGCTGCGCATCAGGGACGAATACTGCCAGTTCCCCGGCTGCAACACCAAGGCCGTCAACTGCGAGGTCGACCATGTCAAGAGCTTCGAAAGCGGCGGGCGGTCCATTTACAACAACCTTGAACACCTGTGCGCACACCACCACCTCGTCAAACACTTCAAGGACGACAAGGACAGGCACGGCAAACTCAGGTGCATCGACGAGCCTGAACGGCAAGGACTGCACCTCAGGGGCTGGACGCCGCGCATCGAAGATGGCGGACGGATCTCCTGGACATCACCGTCAGGCAGGTACTGCCCGCCCGACCTTGAGGAGCCACAGGCACCGGCCTACCCGAAATGGTTGAAGAAACTCATCAGCCGGGCCCACACGGAACAAGGCAGCAGTGCCTGCCGTGCCGACTCGGCTCCCACAGACCAGGATTGCACCACCCCGGCTCCCGCCGATGCGAACCCCACCGCCCCGGCTCCCGCCGATGCGAACCCCACCACCCCGGCTCCCACCGATGCGAACCCCACCGGCCTGTCTCCCACCGATACGGAGGCACTGGAAGCCTTGGCCCAGGATACGGCCCGGGATCCTGTCGACGAGGAGATCTGGGACTTCAACAACCTGCCGGAGCCGCCCGAGGCATCACCGTACGACGCAGAGGACAACGAAATCCTGACCAGGCTCGCCATCGAACACGCACTCAGCCACCCTTGGCTAGGACTCGCAGCATAG